Within Wyeomyia smithii strain HCP4-BCI-WySm-NY-G18 chromosome 2, ASM2978416v1, whole genome shotgun sequence, the genomic segment aaaaaaaaacagatcttaaatcggacaaaaactgagctcaaaacggtgattctacgaaacacGGTTTGGCaaggttttagtatatttctcaaagcaaaataatatcgattatttctgagcattaatggtaattcgctaatatcttaaagttgTAGTCAAactatatcttattttgagtaaaaaagtctcagaaatcgaatggtaggtgtctgatctacgtaaaatgtcagcagataaacctatttttgttttgtaggggaattggggcaaaatcgacattttgctgacattttacgtaaatcagacacctaccattcgatttctgagacttttttactcaaaataagatataatttgaccaccactttaagatatttgcgaattaccattaatgctcagaaataattgacattattattttgctttgtgaaatatactaaaactatgccaaacccggtttcgtagaatcaccgtcttgagctcagtttttgtccgatttaagatctgtttttttttcaaaagatgggtaaaaagatgctaatatgtggacaaactcttagaattttgatatttggtcttaaaacaaaatggcgtcgaaaaaacttcaaaaatttccagtttctcaaaaattcaaaatggcgccattgttgccccttaagttgaaatgtgttcaaactctgggaaatttattttcgcatcaaacttcatcaaaaaatcatacatagaagccaaggtaaaaaaattgttgcactgtgttatttgaAAACATCAGATCAATAGTTTGCATGTTTTTTGTAGttttatgaataatatctcgatTGTTTTTATCAGGTTTCGTTTATGTCTCTTTAAATGTTCCTCCTGAGCAACAATGAACATTATACTTATGTTGCAAGTTGTTTATTGAATAATCCCTTAGCTTAACCTTAACTGTTTCAAGAATATATTCCTTCGACATTTACGAAGTTTTTCATGTTGAAAACCCACATGTCGCCGTTTATTTGTTTTGGTATAGAAAATGATGGTGATTACTGTACAACTCAGAAACGGatggaataatatcaataaaatcaacCTCGTTACggtattccatttttatatataagATTAAATATAGAATTTAGAATTTTATAACACTTTTTAactgcaaattttttttttaattccggGTTACAGATTGAAAtacgataaatttttatttcacaatAATGAAACATTTAAATAAATGTTACAAATTAATGTTCTTGGGTAACTTATTCTTCAACCAGGTCGCAAAAAGTTCACCCTTGTGGCGCACGATTGGGGTGCCGTGATAGGCTGGGACTTTGTCGCCCAGCATATGGACATGCTGGATAAGTACATCTTGATGGATGCACCCTCCCGGCAAGTTTTCCGCAAGCTGATGATGACGGACAAGACGCAGTTCAAGATGTCCTGGTATGAATATGTAATATGCTTGATGTTATACCAGCTGCTAGGAATCATACTCATTGCAGGTACACATTTTTCTTCCAAATGCCAAACATTCCGGAGTTTTTCATTCGCATGAACGACCTGCAAATGTTCGACGTTGTTTTCAAAAAGCACAACACACCGGAAGAGGTGGAAGCATACAAAtacactttcggccggaaaggTAAGATATGGGATCTCCACCCTAAAACAGTTTTTATTGTTCGTTTATTCGCAGGAGCACTGACCGAACCGATCAATTATTACCGTGCCAATATTGGTTCGCCGGTCAAATCCGTTCGTCCGCCAACGGATGTTCCGCATGTACCGGGACTATATCTTATCGGTGAAAAGGATAAATTTATCAGTCAGAAATCCGGTCCGCTACTGGAGAAAGAGTTCAACAATCTGCAGTACAAAATGGTACCCGGAGTGGACCACTTCTTACAACAGGATAATCCAACCTTGGTGAACAGTATCATGCGGGAGTTTTTAGAGAAGTAATAAAGATAATGATAATATTCAAGTTTGCATAACTCGACTGAAGAATTTCTGCTCGTTTGGCTCGGACGTCTGGTGTGGAATTTTGCTGACCGCTCCTGAAACGAAGCGTGGGCGTTTGGAAGCAGAAGCCGTGTAGTAGACGTTTTTGGATGTGGAGCTGTTGGATGTTGCGGGGAAAAATCAGTACAACGCGTGTTTATTACTTGACTGCCCAGTGGAGGGCATGTGGGAGGGAACCGGCAGAAGCGGCCAGGGCGGGTCCTTCCAGGAATGCGAAACAAGATTTTCGATTGACGTCATTAGCCGAAGCTGACGTCATTGCGGGGGGTTAGAAAATCGTCCTGCTGCTAGCTGATGTTCGGCTCGCATTTCGCGAGCGGCATTTTTCGATTTTGCGCGCGCTCCTCTCTGTGATGCAACTCGGATGTAGTAGGTACCGAAGGGCTGGGAGAAATGCCGGTCGTTTACTATTTTCATTCATCCTGCTCGCAATGGCGTTGGGGATGACGACGGGGATTAAACACAGAAACGGAAATGAAGCTGAGCTTGTGGGATGAGTTCGTCAGATGGGTTGCTGCAAATATCAGAAGCTTCTCGGAAGCTCGGTTTTGATTCTGGTGCATGGAAAAGGAATTTTTTGTGCATGGTCCTCAAAGTAGCCGAGCTGAAATCGTTCCTCGTTGCACAACTCCTCTTAACGAggagattttaaaatattgtattTAAACCTGAACCCTGGACTTTTCATTCTAGACGCCTATCATGTTAACCTTCATTGCAtcctaaaaaaaacttacgttgtttaccctggtgtgtggttttccacacatacaacattttaatttgttttggacaagaaacaacttaattttgccccaaacatatttttttcattgagtgcatacatatttgaagctataggtaccaaataatcctgtttcgaaaatcgaatgaggtatgtatgtgtgcggaagtgtgtgtatgtgtgtatgttttcattcttacgaccattatatctcgattttctcagtatcggctgaaccgattcgattgttcttagtcgcgtttgaaagagctaaaagtctagttatttgacaaaaaatatcgttttgatccgaaggttcattcagaaatgacgtaacgaaatgtggtcagcttatataggaacagataaactaaccgattttttctttcagcggtttgactgatttgagtccttccggtgctagatgcgtttgttaggatttggagggaagatttatatttaaaaatatacttaaaattaaatgaGAATTTGCAAAGGTACGTTgaaaaaagttacaaaacaaaacgtgtttacatgatatgagaccaattaaacatgctatgatagcaattgaacaaaaaaaaaatcctaacatcggtttgaccaaatggagcaatttggtgctaggaatgttcgtaagcatattctgaaatctatgctaagcaaagtaagcaaagccttggtgctacattccgattcgttcattatacacagacttcgcagtcaaatgtttagtgtaaaggacaatagacctttttacgtacgaatgtattagtgcatctagttgaggaaagtatttacaaatcgcctttttgtttgctatgctatgtttttggcagctggacaaatattcagttgaatacttattataagttctaatctcgtttctgaatgaatttttcattcgtgatcatgaatcggGGGAAGCTGCTTAAcattatcgaccaaaaatggtaaaaagtgataaaaagtcggagcaacgagatgcgatgatttacattttggaggaaacaaaagcaactttacatgagtttacacgttcattagtgtgcgtaggtggaaagtcacttatctctattgcggggctagcgctacgatcctactaacactaacagtttctcccgagccgagactcgaacccacgacgactggcttgttagaccatctcgggagatccattctaaatttatttcaatatacctaaaagtgcgagtatacttgtcttgcagtagacataaaactgtgtaaatgttgaacactgctcaaccaggctgtgcaaacactaaataggtacttttagcattagcgtattcgtaacccatatgtgtgaaaattctctcactgggatgaaacaaataaacacatacttttacacatgtcccacgtagccttttgattgatttgattttgatgcgagttacaagaatgcacctttatacatttctaaaatcagtcaaaccgttgaaaaaaaaaatcaattagtttattagttcccatgtaaattgatcaccttttgttacgtcatttttgaatgaaccttcggatcgaaacgatatttttcatcaactaactagactttaagctctttcaaacgcgactaagaacaatcgaatcggttcagccgatacGGAGAAAATGgagatatattggtcgtaagaatgaaaataaacacacatacacatacttccgcacacatacacaccttattcgatttttgaaacaggattaattggtacctatagcttcaggtatgaaagcactcaatgaaaaaaatatgtttggggcaaaattaagttgtttcttgtccaaaataaattcgaaatccacacaccagggtaaacaactttagtttttaaatatctcatcaaccaaaaatatttttcccttggaggaaatgtattttgtgtaagattgatggtttaggaattgtcaagaagtttcatcaaaatcgatcgagaagttttcgaaagaaaatcaaaacaaaattcatttgtgtggttttccacacaagggttCAATGAAGGTTAAAGCGTTAGTCAGTATTATTTCATGAACTAATGCTACAAGGAAGTTTTTTACTATGAATGAAACGGGCGCATATGTATTTTACCTCCCGTATGGCTACTTTTCGTAGTGGAGGAAGTTTTGTGATGTCAAAGTGCATTCGGTTCCGAGCGTAGGTGATATAACGGAGAT encodes:
- the LOC129724656 gene encoding epoxide hydrolase 1-like; the encoded protein is MTSWKAALQIVITKLLCLYYTVQVLLFIVVQFFTKPHAKFWVVKKRPYPPQCLQKHDYGVSKYITANGIKFHYVENGDPSKPLMLFVHGYPEFWFSWRHQLKEFSKDYWVVAVDMRGYGDSDKPKGVEPYRIENMVRDIKELVTELGRKKFTLVAHDWGAVIGWDFVAQHMDMLDKYILMDAPSRQVFRKLMMTDKTQFKMSWYTFFFQMPNIPEFFIRMNDLQMFDVVFKKHNTPEEVEAYKYTFGRKGALTEPINYYRANIGSPVKSVRPPTDVPHVPGLYLIGEKDKFISQKSGPLLEKEFNNLQYKMVPGVDHFLQQDNPTLVNSIMREFLEK